In Zunongwangia profunda SM-A87, the following proteins share a genomic window:
- a CDS encoding efflux RND transporter permease subunit, producing MKKQNNSIIEWAMQNKSFPLALALLMVSIGLFGLFNMPRNEFPDFTIRQGLIIGYYPGANSEEVEQELTTKVEEYLFSFNEVDKTKTYSYSQDGKMYIYVEVANRIDEDATQQFWNKLKNGLLVFQQQQLPPGVRGVIVNSEFGNTAAMILAVQSSSRPYKDLQNHVEDIEDNLRQLENVAKISHDGGLTEQIAVYTDQNKLATYGISPGMLMQSLQQQGNINPGGTLEENEFDRPIHIDTFLKDETDVANQIVRTTNDGSIIRIKDIAEVKREYEDPDAFTTTNGTKAMIITLEMAKGNNIVHFGKEIEERLNTIKNNLPEDIKIVKIADQPDVVHSAIGHFMKEFGYALIGVILVALFLLPFRVASVAAATIPITIASTLAVMYMLGMELNTVTLAALIIVLGIVVDDPIVIIDNHVEKLDEGESIWKAAYHSALELFPSVFTATLAISATFLPLVFFLSGTAKDFLSTFPFTIMIALFLSLAISVLIVPFFNTIFIKKGLHNDKKEKENKKSMLDRLQSFFNASLKKAMKHYRLNIAVGLASIILGIILFSTLTQELFPIIDRNQFAIEVYLAEGSNLDETSKLVSEFEEKVLKEDERVLNYTSFIGESSPRFHMVYAPNLPAKNYAQILVTTASDDATVEVLKDYDTNYAEMFPNAHFRMKQLNMVNKPAPIEVRLYGNDISQLRTYGDSIINLARQTPKTIWSRTNFGEMEKTINIDIKKDEAAQLGLSKEDIANTVAMYMEGLNATKIYDEDYGIQVKIKAKNNKKQTVADLNELSILSAKTKTMVPLRQVANVEPGWEEQQITHRNGMRCLTVRVDIATGTVANVILEKLRPKIDDLNIPDSIRIEYGGEFEMQQENLVPMGISLSISVLIIFLILIWHFKSVKHATLSFITMPLSILGAAIGLLLMQYPFGFTSFLGILALCGIVVRNGIILIDFADELRLNENYSVRDAAIVAAQRRMRPIFLTSSAAAVGVIPMIISRSSLWGPLGTVIAFGLMISMVLTLYVLPALYWMFFRNTEEKKTEDA from the coding sequence ATGAAAAAGCAAAACAATTCTATTATAGAATGGGCAATGCAGAATAAATCATTTCCGCTTGCTTTAGCCTTACTAATGGTAAGTATCGGACTTTTCGGTTTATTCAATATGCCAAGAAACGAGTTTCCTGATTTTACGATTCGGCAGGGATTGATTATTGGGTATTACCCGGGAGCGAATTCAGAAGAAGTAGAACAGGAACTAACCACCAAAGTAGAAGAATACCTTTTCAGTTTTAATGAGGTTGATAAAACTAAAACCTATTCTTATTCACAAGATGGAAAAATGTACATCTATGTTGAAGTTGCTAATCGTATAGATGAAGATGCCACCCAGCAGTTTTGGAACAAACTAAAAAACGGATTATTAGTTTTCCAGCAACAACAACTGCCTCCCGGCGTACGCGGTGTAATCGTTAATAGTGAATTTGGAAATACCGCAGCCATGATTCTGGCGGTACAATCTTCTTCCCGTCCCTACAAGGATTTACAAAATCATGTAGAAGATATTGAAGATAACCTTCGCCAATTAGAAAATGTTGCAAAAATTAGTCATGATGGTGGCTTAACCGAGCAAATAGCGGTGTATACAGATCAAAATAAGCTAGCCACTTATGGTATTAGTCCGGGAATGCTAATGCAAAGTTTACAACAACAGGGCAATATTAATCCCGGGGGGACCTTAGAGGAAAATGAATTTGACCGGCCCATACATATCGATACATTTCTAAAAGATGAGACCGATGTAGCCAACCAGATTGTTAGAACTACTAATGACGGAAGTATTATTCGAATAAAAGATATTGCGGAAGTAAAACGGGAATACGAAGATCCAGATGCTTTTACCACTACTAATGGCACCAAAGCGATGATTATTACGTTAGAAATGGCTAAGGGCAATAATATTGTTCATTTTGGTAAAGAGATCGAGGAACGTCTTAATACGATAAAAAATAATCTGCCTGAAGATATAAAAATCGTAAAAATAGCCGATCAGCCTGACGTCGTACACAGTGCTATTGGTCATTTTATGAAAGAATTTGGCTATGCCTTAATTGGAGTGATTCTCGTAGCTTTATTCCTTTTACCTTTTAGAGTTGCCTCGGTAGCAGCGGCAACGATTCCAATAACTATTGCCTCTACCCTTGCCGTTATGTATATGTTAGGGATGGAATTAAATACGGTTACCCTGGCGGCGCTTATTATTGTGCTGGGGATCGTAGTAGACGATCCTATCGTAATTATAGACAATCACGTAGAAAAATTAGATGAAGGCGAATCGATCTGGAAAGCAGCCTACCATAGTGCTTTAGAACTTTTCCCTTCGGTATTTACGGCTACTTTGGCGATTTCAGCGACATTTTTACCACTAGTATTCTTTTTGAGTGGAACGGCTAAAGACTTTTTAAGTACCTTTCCTTTTACGATTATGATCGCCTTATTTTTATCCCTTGCGATTTCAGTTTTAATCGTTCCTTTTTTCAATACTATTTTTATAAAAAAAGGACTTCATAACGACAAAAAAGAAAAAGAAAATAAAAAATCGATGTTAGATCGATTACAGTCTTTCTTCAATGCATCGCTAAAAAAAGCTATGAAGCATTACCGGCTCAATATTGCAGTAGGTCTCGCTTCGATAATTTTAGGGATCATTTTATTTTCAACTTTAACGCAGGAACTATTCCCCATTATAGATAGAAATCAATTCGCAATCGAGGTCTATCTCGCCGAGGGTAGTAATCTGGATGAAACCTCAAAATTAGTAAGCGAATTTGAAGAGAAAGTTCTGAAAGAGGATGAACGTGTTCTTAATTACACCAGCTTTATAGGTGAAAGTTCTCCTCGGTTTCACATGGTATATGCTCCCAACTTACCAGCTAAAAACTATGCACAAATACTGGTTACCACAGCTTCTGATGATGCTACGGTAGAAGTCTTAAAAGATTATGATACAAATTATGCTGAAATGTTTCCTAATGCTCATTTTAGGATGAAACAACTTAATATGGTGAACAAACCGGCACCCATTGAAGTTCGTTTATATGGAAATGACATCAGTCAGCTAAGGACTTATGGTGACAGCATCATTAATTTGGCGAGGCAAACACCAAAAACAATATGGTCCCGAACCAATTTTGGTGAAATGGAAAAAACCATAAATATTGATATTAAGAAAGACGAAGCAGCGCAATTGGGATTAAGCAAAGAAGATATTGCAAATACCGTTGCCATGTATATGGAAGGCTTAAATGCAACTAAAATTTATGATGAAGATTATGGCATTCAGGTAAAAATTAAAGCTAAAAACAATAAAAAACAAACAGTTGCAGACCTCAACGAACTTTCCATACTTTCCGCAAAAACCAAAACTATGGTTCCGCTTAGGCAAGTGGCTAATGTAGAACCCGGTTGGGAAGAACAGCAAATTACTCATCGTAATGGGATGCGTTGTTTAACCGTAAGAGTAGATATTGCCACAGGTACCGTGGCCAATGTAATTCTAGAGAAATTAAGACCAAAAATAGATGATCTTAACATTCCTGATTCGATAAGAATAGAATACGGAGGAGAGTTTGAAATGCAACAAGAGAATTTAGTCCCTATGGGAATTTCGTTATCAATAAGTGTCTTGATCATATTCTTAATTCTCATCTGGCATTTTAAATCTGTAAAACATGCTACCTTAAGCTTTATCACCATGCCATTAAGTATTTTAGGTGCTGCCATAGGCTTATTATTAATGCAATATCCTTTTGGATTTACTTCTTTCCTGGGAATTTTAGCATTATGCGGAATTGTAGTAAGAAACGGCATAATTTTAATTGATTTTGCTGATGAACTTAGACTTAATGAAAATTATAGCGTTCGCGATGCGGCAATCGTTGCAGCGCAGCGAAGAATGCGACCTATTTTTTTAACCTCATCGGCAGCAGCGGTGGGTGTGATCCCAATGATTATAAGCAGATCGAGTTTATGGGGACCATTAGGGACCGTAATCGCATTCGGACTCATGATTTCTATGGTACTTACGCTTTATGTATTACCGGCTTTATACTGGATGTTCTTTAGGAATACTGAAGAAAAGAAAACTGAAGATGCTTAA
- a CDS encoding efflux RND transporter periplasmic adaptor subunit: MLNIRPALLVILSVLAISCGEEKKSVPIKPIVVKTIEIGNQMEYQNNQNVGFTGKIIANKTVNLSFQIGGTIEVLNAEMGDFVQKGALLAKVDATAYKEEYEARKAQADLAKENYERIEEVYQKGSIAEIKMIEARSNYNQANAAANATFQNVKHSKLYAPFSGYIGAKIMEPGDLASPGRPVFQLLDINNVKAAIPIPDGEINQLKKGDSAKVKIDALGDRFFFGKVAEISIQSNQQNPVYIAQILLKNPERSIKPGMSCSAFIDFKESDTSETSDIILPVNVVSVTEKNQYFVFVAENGKAKRKLVTTGKLYSNGIAITSGLSASDQVITSGYHKLTDNTPIKIAQ, encoded by the coding sequence ATGCTTAACATTCGTCCCGCATTGTTAGTAATTCTTTCTGTTTTGGCCATTAGCTGTGGCGAAGAAAAGAAATCTGTACCCATCAAGCCAATCGTCGTAAAAACCATTGAAATTGGTAACCAAATGGAATATCAAAATAACCAAAATGTTGGTTTTACCGGCAAAATTATAGCCAATAAAACGGTAAACCTTAGTTTTCAGATCGGCGGAACTATAGAAGTTTTAAACGCTGAAATGGGGGATTTTGTCCAAAAAGGAGCCTTGTTAGCAAAGGTTGATGCTACCGCTTATAAAGAAGAATACGAAGCTCGAAAAGCCCAGGCCGATCTTGCCAAAGAAAATTACGAGCGTATCGAGGAAGTATATCAAAAGGGAAGTATTGCCGAGATTAAAATGATCGAAGCGCGATCTAATTACAATCAGGCAAATGCAGCGGCAAATGCAACATTCCAAAATGTAAAACACAGTAAATTATATGCGCCATTTAGCGGATATATTGGCGCTAAAATAATGGAACCCGGAGATTTAGCCAGTCCCGGAAGACCGGTTTTTCAATTACTGGATATAAATAATGTAAAAGCGGCCATCCCAATCCCGGATGGCGAGATTAACCAGTTAAAAAAAGGAGATAGTGCGAAGGTAAAAATCGATGCTTTGGGAGATCGTTTTTTCTTCGGAAAAGTTGCTGAAATTTCTATTCAGTCCAATCAGCAAAATCCCGTTTATATCGCCCAAATTCTTTTGAAGAATCCAGAAAGGTCGATCAAACCCGGAATGTCATGTTCGGCTTTTATTGATTTTAAGGAAAGTGATACTTCTGAAACCTCCGATATTATCCTCCCTGTTAACGTAGTTTCTGTGACTGAAAAAAATCAATATTTTGTTTTTGTTGCTGAAAATGGAAAAGCAAAACGGAAACTGGTTACCACCGGAAAACTCTACAGCAATGGTATTGCTATAACTTCTGGTTTGAGTGCTTCAGACCAAGTCATTACTTCAGGTTATCATAAACTAACCGATAATACACCTATTAAAATTGCCCAATAA
- a CDS encoding TetR/AcrR family transcriptional regulator, which yields MESKEDFVRMQIIEASKTVFKKYGFKKATMNHIAKASDKGRSTLYYYFQNKNEVFEAFVKAEYNRRIEKTFNNISKEFSIEKNLSNYRNIKLDHLITLSNTYTYILTDLKENAIFLYQLLDGIRAEEVSIIEKCIQWAVEKQEIKSISKKDINFLAFSLVTVTDSLEKEIFLYQRFPKDMFDQLEWINQLMIKALQH from the coding sequence ATGGAATCAAAAGAAGATTTTGTACGAATGCAGATTATAGAAGCTTCTAAAACCGTATTTAAAAAATACGGTTTTAAGAAAGCGACTATGAATCATATTGCTAAAGCATCAGATAAGGGACGCAGTACTTTATATTATTACTTTCAAAATAAAAATGAGGTTTTTGAAGCTTTTGTTAAAGCTGAATACAATAGAAGAATTGAGAAAACCTTTAATAATATATCAAAGGAATTTAGTATCGAAAAAAACCTTTCTAATTATAGAAATATAAAATTGGATCATTTAATAACACTTTCCAATACCTATACCTACATATTAACCGATCTAAAAGAGAACGCTATTTTTTTATATCAACTTTTAGACGGCATTAGAGCTGAAGAAGTTAGTATCATCGAGAAGTGTATTCAATGGGCCGTAGAAAAACAGGAAATTAAGTCGATTTCTAAAAAGGACATTAATTTTTTGGCTTTCTCCCTGGTGACTGTTACCGATAGTCTTGAAAAAGAAATTTTTCTTTACCAGCGCTTCCCTAAAGATATGTTTGATCAATTAGAATGGATTAACCAACTTATGATAAAAGCACTTCAACATTAA
- a CDS encoding glutathione peroxidase translates to MKKILLVLALIFGTTLIAQNNKTIYQFKVEDINGETFDFSSLKGKKIMIVNTASKCGFTPQYAELQHIYEQYKYKDFVIVGFPSNDFGNQEPGSNEDISEFCQQNYGVEFPMMSKIKVKGDEKHPLYQFLTEKAKNGFKDSEVKWNFQKYLIDQNGRVVAVKNSNVLPNDSEIVNWIQE, encoded by the coding sequence ATGAAAAAAATCCTTTTGGTGCTTGCGTTAATTTTTGGTACTACTCTGATAGCCCAAAACAATAAAACGATATATCAATTTAAAGTTGAAGATATTAATGGAGAAACATTCGATTTCAGTTCTCTAAAAGGTAAAAAGATAATGATCGTTAACACGGCAAGTAAATGTGGTTTTACACCGCAGTATGCCGAATTACAGCATATTTACGAACAATATAAGTATAAGGATTTTGTAATCGTAGGCTTCCCTTCCAACGATTTTGGAAATCAAGAGCCAGGCTCCAATGAGGATATCTCTGAATTCTGCCAGCAGAATTATGGAGTGGAATTTCCTATGATGTCAAAGATTAAAGTTAAGGGAGATGAAAAGCATCCATTGTATCAGTTTTTAACCGAGAAAGCTAAAAACGGATTTAAAGATTCTGAAGTGAAATGGAATTTCCAGAAATATTTAATCGATCAAAATGGCAGAGTAGTAGCCGTAAAGAATTCTAATGTACTTCCAAACGACTCTGAAATTGTAAATTGGATTCAGGAATAG
- a CDS encoding FEKKY domain-containing protein: MKKILLALFFLFSIAVEAETKEIIAEVVFENATDVTFSSGTFFITELDEEIEITSLENFKITLPKKGKYQFDFYAEEFVSYILYPSKITSRKNIIRIRLESKIKSNAVSGFNIYTNNPDIGMNFVYNGINNKPIDFTRFTKEYGVGMISKNCVVDPLMMKYVTAHNQKVAAYLTAKFGVTWKDDLPATPFGLQKQ, encoded by the coding sequence ATGAAAAAGATACTACTCGCCTTATTCTTTTTATTTTCTATTGCCGTCGAGGCAGAAACCAAAGAAATAATAGCTGAGGTTGTTTTTGAGAATGCAACTGATGTGACATTCTCTTCCGGAACATTTTTTATTACTGAATTGGATGAGGAAATTGAAATTACCTCTTTGGAAAACTTTAAAATTACACTTCCTAAAAAAGGCAAATATCAGTTTGATTTTTATGCTGAAGAGTTTGTTAGCTATATTCTTTATCCTTCAAAAATAACTTCAAGAAAAAATATCATAAGGATACGATTAGAAAGTAAAATAAAATCTAATGCTGTATCCGGTTTTAATATCTATACAAATAATCCTGATATAGGAATGAATTTTGTTTATAACGGGATAAACAATAAGCCTATAGATTTTACGCGATTTACCAAGGAATACGGCGTAGGAATGATAAGTAAAAATTGTGTAGTAGATCCTTTAATGATGAAATATGTTACTGCGCATAATCAGAAAGTGGCAGCCTATCTTACTGCGAAGTTTGGAGTAACATGGAAAGATGATTTACCTGCAACCCCGTTTGGACTCCAAAAACAATGA
- a CDS encoding lipocalin-like domain-containing protein, with translation MNKIKLNLLLLFCSCWLFVLSGCDNEEYGMYEVDRIVGSWKLVEVYNDNGDGHGQWSPAENAYSYTFNEDGTFSSTRFSQCNTGNYSIQNDEIYLDFDCNNNNRTIGIGSTSSTIVEEVDYEGINVIFIPTYPACHQGCRLKFEPIN, from the coding sequence ATGAATAAGATTAAACTAAATCTTTTGTTATTATTTTGCTCTTGTTGGTTATTCGTTTTATCCGGTTGTGATAACGAAGAGTACGGAATGTATGAAGTTGATAGAATTGTGGGATCCTGGAAATTAGTTGAAGTTTATAATGACAATGGAGATGGTCACGGCCAATGGAGCCCCGCTGAAAATGCCTACAGTTATACCTTTAATGAAGATGGTACTTTTAGCTCTACGCGCTTTTCTCAGTGCAACACAGGCAACTACTCGATCCAAAATGATGAGATTTACTTAGATTTTGATTGCAACAATAACAATAGAACGATAGGAATAGGCAGTACCTCATCTACTATTGTAGAAGAGGTTGATTACGAAGGCATTAATGTTATTTTCATTCCTACTTATCCCGCCTGCCATCAAGGTTGTAGATTAAAATTTGAACCTATAAACTAA